In Dryocola sp. LX212, the genomic stretch GCCCCGGCCCAAGCGCGTGAAGCACGCCGTAGACAAAGCTGAACAAAAGCAAAGACCAGCCCGCCCGTGCCGGGTTTTCCGCAACCTGCCGCAGCAGGCCGCTTAGCTGCTGATTAATGGTTTTCTGCCACGCGGCGCTATTGAGCAGGATCTGCGGCCAGAAGTGCCAGAGCGCGTAAAGTCCTGCCGCGCTAATAAGCAAAAATAGCGCCAGCGGCCACAGGTGGAGCCAGCGGCGAGAGGTCGATTTCGAAGAAAGCATTACTGACATTGGAGAGTTACCTGCTGGGCAAACTGCTTGCCCAGTTCCATATCTTCCGGCGGCGCATCGGCCTTATCCAGCGACAGGGCAAACGCCTGCATATCCTGGGTTGGCCGCGGCGTTTTGACGGCGATTTTACAGCCTGAGGTTAACTCGTCGCTCAGGCGGGCGTCCGTCGGTTTGTCATAGCTCATATCAACAAAATAGGTGGGGTCGAACGTTGAGAAAGTATAGGTCTGCCCTTTCAGCGGCTGCGGATGCGCCAGCGGCAGCACGAAAGTCAGCACCGCCTGATGGTCGACATCCTTCAGGCTATATTCCGTGGGGAGATTGTTGAATTTCACCTTTTCGCCGTTGTGCCAGAACTCGGTGAAGTAGTGCTGACCCAGCACGTTAGCCATGACTTCTGCGGCCAGCTTCTTCCAGACGGGGGAGTCCGGCTTCGCGTCCCCTGCGTCATACAGTAGATCCGCTGAAGTAATTTCATCCATCGTCCAGACCATTTTCAGGCCTGTCATCTGGCCCTTATCCGCCATCACTGTAGTGACCAGCGAAATGAAGCTGTGCGGGTGTGCCAGCGCAGCGGGCGTCAAGAGCGCCGAAGCCAGCATGATTGTCCCTTTCGCCCAACCCGTTTTCACGTGCATATAACCCTTAGATCGAAAATTCTGTGAGCCAGTCAAGATTACGTAATTAAAAACCCCTGCCGCTACGATCTCCTGCAAAAGCTTTAGCTATTCTTAGCAATACTCAATTTAACTGGACCTGACGGATGATGACACTG encodes the following:
- a CDS encoding DUF1007 family protein, translated to MHVKTGWAKGTIMLASALLTPAALAHPHSFISLVTTVMADKGQMTGLKMVWTMDEITSADLLYDAGDAKPDSPVWKKLAAEVMANVLGQHYFTEFWHNGEKVKFNNLPTEYSLKDVDHQAVLTFVLPLAHPQPLKGQTYTFSTFDPTYFVDMSYDKPTDARLSDELTSGCKIAVKTPRPTQDMQAFALSLDKADAPPEDMELGKQFAQQVTLQCQ